One part of the Saccharomyces mikatae IFO 1815 strain IFO1815 genome assembly, chromosome: 1 genome encodes these proteins:
- the SMKI01G0955 gene encoding uncharacterized protein, with protein MKISDKRKFEKANFEEFESALNNKNDLVHCHSITLFESIRTEVRSFYEDEKSSLIKVVKYRTDAMDRKRSFEKIVIPVMVKKNVQKFLTFVEDEPDFQSGPIPSKYLIPKKINLMVYTLFQVHTLKFNRKDYDILSLFYLNRGYYSELSFRVLERCYETASSRPNDSSTMRTFTNFVSGTPIVRSLQKSTIRKYGYNLAPYMFLLLHVNELSIFSAYQASLPGGKKVDTERLKRDLCPRKPTEIKYFSQICNDMMNKKDGLGDILHIILRACALNFGAGPRGGAGEEEDLSVANEQSVIPSVDEHGLKVCKLRSPNTPRRLRKTLDAVKALLVSSCACTAKDLDIFDDNNGVAMWKWIKILYHEVAQETALKDSYRITLVPSSDGISVCGKLFNREYVRSFYFACKAQFDNLWEELNNCFYMPTVVDIASLILRNRDVLFREPKRGIDEYLENDSFLQMIPVKYREIVLPKLRRDTNKMTAALKNKVAVAIDELTVPLMWMIHFAVGYPYRYPELQLLAFAGPQRNVYVDDITRRIQLYTDYNKNGSSEPRLKTLDGLTSDYLFYFVTVLRQMQICALGNSYDAFKHDPWMDVVGFEDPNQVTNRDTSRIVLYSYMFLNTAKGCLVEYATFRQYMRELPKNAPQKLNFREMRQGLIALGRHCVGSRFETDLYESATSELMANHSVQTGRNIYGVDSFSLTSVSGTTATLLQERASERWIQWLGLERDYHCSFSSTRNARDVVAAVAGEASSDHHQNFLSATRKRPREPKSTNDILVAGRKLFGRSFEFRDLHQLRLCYEIYMADTPSVAVQASPGYGKTELFHLPLIALASKSDVKHVSFLFVPYTVLLANCMIRLRRGGCLNVATVRNFIEEGYDGVTDLYVGIYDDLASANFTDRIAGWDNIVECTFRTNNVKLGYLIVDEFHNLETEVYRQPQFGGIRNLDFDAFEKAIFLSGTAPEAVADAALQRIGLTGLSKKSMDINELKRSEDLSRGLSSYPTQMFNLIKEKSEVPLGHVHKIWKKVESPPEEALKLLLALFETEPESKAIVIASTTKQVEELACSWREYFKVVWIHGKLGAAEKVSRTEEFVTDGGMRVLIGTKLVTEGIDIKELMMVITLDNRLNIIELIQGVGRLREGGLCYLLSRKNSWAARNRRGELSPIKEGCITEQVREFYGLESKKGKKGQHVGCCGSRTDLSADTVELIKRMDRLAENQATASMSVAALPSSSQERSSSDRYRDYCSSDEDSNAGIHDSTNASTNASTNASTNASTNASTNASTNASTNASTNASTNANTADSTNANTDANTADSTNARTSAVTTASTNVRTSAVTTASTNARTSANTADSTNARTSAVTTASTNARTSAVTTASTNARTSAVTTASTNARTSAVTTASTNARTSANTADSTNARTSAVTTRQPPMLGLVLILLIVPMLGLVLLPPPAPMLGLVLLPPPAPMLGLVLLPRQHQC; from the coding sequence atgaaaatttccgATAAGCGtaagtttgaaaaagcaaacTTTGAGGAGTTTGAGTCCGCTctaaataacaaaaacgaCTTGGTACATTGTCACTCAATAACTTTATTTGAATCGATCCGCACGGAAGTGCGATCATTCTACGAAGACGAAAAGTCTAGCCTAATCAAGGTGGTAAAATACAGAACCGATGCAATGGATAGGaaaagatcttttgaaaaaattgtcatTCCCGTCAtggttaaaaaaaatgtacaaAAGTTTCTGACGTTTGTTGAAGACGAACCAGATTTCCAGAGCGGACCCATCCCTTCAAAGTATCTTATTCccaagaaaatcaacttgATGGTCTACACGTTGTTTCAAGTAcatactttgaaatttaataGGAAAGATTACGATatcctttctcttttttaccTCAACAGAGGATACTATAGTGAGTTGAGTTTTCGTGTCCTGGAACGTTGTTACGAAACTGCGAGTTCCAGGCCGAACGACAGCTCTACGATGCGTACTTTCACCAACTTTGTTTCTGGCACGCCTATTGTAAGGAGTCTTCAGAAAAGCACCATAAGGAAATATGGATACAATTTGGCACCCTACATGTTTTTGTTACTACACGTAAATGAGCTTTCGATTTTTTCCGCATATCAAGCAAGTTTACCTGGCGGTAAGAAAGTCGACACAGAGCGGCTGAAACGTGATCTATGCCCACGTAAACCCACTGAGATAAAGTACTTTTCACAGATATGTAACGAtatgatgaacaaaaaagacGGATTGGGTGATATTTTGCATATTATCTTGCGAGCATGTGCGCTTAATTTTGGGGCGGGACCCCGTGGTGGTGCTGGtgaggaagaagatctATCTGTTGCGAATGAACAATCCGTTATTCCCTCTGTGGACGAACATGGCTTAAAAGTATGCAAGTTGCGCAGTCCTAACACTCCACGAAGGCTCAGAAAAACACTAGATGCCGTGAAAGCTTTATTGGTGTCTTCTTGTGCTTGCACCGCAAAGGATTtagatatatttgatgaCAACAACGGCGTTGCGATGTGGAAATGGATCAAAATTCTGTACCACGAAGTAGCACAGGAAACCGCGCTGAAGGACTCTTATAGAATAACTTTGGTACCTTCTTCTGATGGTATATCAGTATGTGGAAAACTGTTTAATCGCGAGTATGTCCGCAGCTTTTACTTTGCATGCAAGGCTCAGTTTGACAACCTTTGGGAAGAGTTGAACAATTGCTTTTATATGCCTACAGTGGTTGATATTGCCAGTCTCATTTTGCGTAATCGAGACGTGTTGTTCAGAGAGCCAAAGCGAGGAATTGACGAGTATCTGGAAAAcgattcttttcttcaaatgataCCTGTTAAATATCGTGAAATTGTGCTGCCAAAGTTGAGAAGAGATACTAACAAAATGACCGCGGCtcttaaaaataaagtggCTGTTGCAATTGACGAGCTTACGGTGCCACTTATGTGGATGATCCATTTTGCCGTAGGATACCCTTACCGGTATCCAGAGCTTCAGCTACTCGCTTTTGCCGGTCCTCAGCGCAACGTATACGTCGACGATATAACAAGGCGCATCCAACTATACACTGATTATAACAAGAACGGTTCATCGGAGCCTCGACTAAAGACACTTGACGGACTCACTTCAGATTACTTGTTTTACTTTGTCACTGTGCTAAGGCAAATGCAGATATGTGCGCTTGGTAACAGTTATGACGCCTTTAAACACGATCCTTGGATGGATGTCGTGGGGTTTGAGGATCCAAATCAAGTAACAAATCGAGATACTTCGAGGATAGTTTTGTATTCCTACATGTTTCTGAATACCGCTAAGGGCTGTCTCGTTGAATATGCAACTTTTCGACAGTACATGAGGGAACTTCCGAAGAATGCACCTCAGAAGCTGAATTTTCGGGAGATGCGCCAGGGGTTGATTGCCCTAGGGCGGCACTGCGTAGGTAGCAGATTTGAAACAGATTTGTACGAGTCGGCGACGAGTGAACTCATGGCCAACCATTCCGTTCAAACAGGGCGAAACATTTACGGTGTGGATTCCTTTTCGTTAACCAGTGTCAGTGGAACGACCGCCACTTTATTGCAGGAGCGAGCTTCCGAGCGCTGGATTCAATGGTTAGGCCTTGAAAGAGACTACCATTGTTCCTTCTCCAGTACTCGGAATGCGAGAGATGTAGTAGCAGCAGTAGCAGGCGAAGCGAGTTCagatcatcatcaaaattttttgagtgCAACGCGAAAAAGGCCCCGAGAGCCCAAGAGCACAAACGATATCCTCGTCGCAGGTCGGAAACTTTTTGGCAGATCCTTTGAATTCAGGGACTTGCATCAGTTGCGCTTATGTTATGAAATATACATGGCAGACACACCCTCTGTGGCAGTACAAGCCTCACCGGGCTATGGTAAGACGGAGTTGTTTCATCTTCCCTTAATAGCACTCGCGTCCAAGAGCGACGTGAAACATGTGTCGTTTCTGTTTGTACCGTACACAGTGTTGCTTGCTAATTGCATGATCAGGTTGCGCCGAGGCGGTTGCTTGAATGTGGCCACTGTAAGaaactttattgaagaGGGTTACGATGGTGTTACTGATTTATACGTGGGGATCTACGATGACCTTGCTAGCGCCAACTTCACAGACAGGATAGCTGGGTGGGATAATATTGTTGAGTGCACCTTTAGGACCAACAATGTAAAGTTGGGTTACCTCATTGTAGATGAGTTTCACAACTTGGAAACGGAGGTCTACCGGCAGCCGCAATTTGGGGGCATAAGGAACCTCGATTTTGACGCTTTCGAGAAAGCAATCTTTTTGAGCGGCACAGCACCTGAGGCTGTAGCTGATGCTGCGTTGCAGCGCATAGGGCTTACGGGACTGAGCAAGAAATCGATGGACATCAACGAGCTCAAACGGTCGGAAGACCTCAGCAGGGGTTTATCCAGCTATCCCACACAGATGTTCAATCTGATTAAGGAGAAATCTGAGGTGCCTTTAGGGCATGTGCataaaatttggaaaaaagtggaATCACCTCCCGAAGAAGCACTGAAGCTTCTTTTAGCCCTGTTTGAAACTGAACCAGAGTCGAAGGCCATTGTAATTGCTAGCACAACCAAACAAGTGGAAGAACTGGCCTGCTCTTGGAGGGAGTATTTCAAGGTGGTATGGATACACGGGAAGCTGGGTGCTGCGGAAAAGGTGTCTCGCACGGAGGAGTTTGTCACTGACGGTGGCATGCGAGTTCTCATCGGAACAAAATTAGTGACTGAAGGAATTGACATTAAGGaattgatgatggtgatcACGCTTGATAATAgacttaatattattgagCTCATTCAAGGCGTGGGAAGACTAAGAGAAGGAGGCCTCTGTTATCTATTATCTAGAAAAAACAGTTGGGCGGCAAGGAATCGTAGGGGTGAATTATCACCAATTAAGGAAGGCTGTATAACCGAACAGGTACGCGAGTTTTATGGACttgaatcaaagaaaggaaaaaagggCCAGCATGTTGGATGCTGTGGCTCCAGGACGGACCTGTCGGCAGACACAGTGGAACTGATAAAGAGAATGGACAGATTGGCTGAAAATCAGGCCACAGCCTCCATGTCGGTTGCTGCGTTACCGTCTAGTTCACAAGAGAGAAGTAGTAGTGACAGGTACAGAGATTATTGCAGCAGCGATGAGGACAGCAACGCGGGCATTCAtgatagtaccaatgctagtaccaatgctagtaccaatgctagtacTAATGctagcaccaatgctagcACTAACGCCAGTACTAATGCTAGCACCAATGCCAGTACTAATGCTAGCACTAATGCTAATACTGctgatagtaccaatgctaatACTGATGCTAATACTGctgatagtaccaatgctaggactagtgctgttaccaccgccagcaccaacgtcaggactagtgctgttaccaccgccagcaccaatgctaggactagtgctaatactgctgatagtaccaatgctaggactagtgctgttaccaccgccagcaccaatgctaggactagtgctgttaccaccgccagcaccaatgctaggactagtgctgttaccaccgccagcaccaatgctaggactagtgctgttaccaccgccagcaccaatgctaggactagtgctaatactgctgatagtaccaatgctaggactagtgctgttaccacccGCCAGccaccaatgctaggactagtgctaatactgctgatagtaccaatgctaggactagtgctgttaccaccgccagcaccaatgctaggactagtgctgttaccaccgccagcaccaatgctaggactagtgctgttaccacgccagcaccaatgctag